A stretch of the Capsicum annuum cultivar UCD-10X-F1 chromosome 10, UCD10Xv1.1, whole genome shotgun sequence genome encodes the following:
- the LOC124885273 gene encoding valine--tRNA ligase, mitochondrial 1-like — MWKSLGNIIDPLEVINGITLDDLHKRLMEDNLDAKEVEKAKEGQAKDFPECGADALRFALVSYAAQYGLVYFHCCCGGTNFCGCD; from the exons ATGTGGAAGTCGTTGGGAAATATTATTGATCCACTTGAAGTTATTAATGGAATCACACTTGATGATCTTCATAAGAGATTAATGGAGGATAACCTAGATGCTAAAGAAGTTGAGAAGGCAAAAGAGGGACAGGCAAAGGACTTTCCTGAGTGTGGCGCAGATGCTCTTCGTTTTGCCCTTGTCTCGTATGCTGCCCAG TATGGCCTTGTTTATTTCCATTGCTGTTGTGGTGGTACAAACTTCTGTGGTTGTGATTGA